One genomic window of Gracilinema caldarium DSM 7334 includes the following:
- a CDS encoding type II toxin-antitoxin system Phd/YefM family antitoxin, whose protein sequence is MIKINNDIRPISYIKSHTAEMIRQIEEKKNPIIITQNGEAKAVLLDVDTFQGLIDTINILKIISIGENDIHKNNVIKHNDVKTKIEEILTQNE, encoded by the coding sequence ATGATAAAGATAAATAATGATATACGTCCAATATCTTATATAAAATCTCATACAGCTGAAATGATAAGACAAATAGAAGAAAAGAAAAATCCAATAATAATCACACAAAATGGTGAGGCTAAAGCAGTTCTTCTTGATGTTGATACATTTCAAGGCTTAATCGATACAATAAATATTTTAAAAATTATCTCTATTGGTGAAAATGATATTCATAAAAATAATGTTATAAAACATAATGATGTAAAAACAAAAATTGAGGAAATATTAACACAAAATGAATAG
- a CDS encoding type II toxin-antitoxin system RelE/ParE family toxin has translation MNRDIVWSLDASDEFVEIILYITEHSGNNVARTIYEKIIKKIENLVDFPAIGRKVPELESVGNTEYYEIIESPWRIIYRYTENEVYIVSIIDGRRNIEEILYKKIIKGKIW, from the coding sequence ATGAATAGAGATATTGTATGGTCTCTCGATGCAAGCGATGAGTTTGTAGAAATAATTCTATATATTACAGAACACTCTGGAAATAATGTAGCACGTACGATTTATGAGAAAATTATAAAAAAAATAGAAAATCTTGTTGACTTCCCCGCAATTGGAAGGAAAGTTCCCGAATTAGAATCAGTTGGTAATACAGAATATTATGAAATAATAGAAAGTCCGTGGAGAATAATATATCGATATACAGAAAATGAAGTATATATTGTTTCAATAATTGATGGAAGAAGAAATATTGAAGAAATATTATATAAAAAAATTATAAAGGGTAAAATATGGTAA
- a CDS encoding CPBP family intramembrane glutamic endopeptidase yields MNNQEIKPLGTVKSICYFGILGTVFYLSYHYLRIYLLKNGFSDISSYLVSLGTPAFLLFCISIFYYKIIEKRELSIPEFSKRMNLPKFTWKDITWGLGLFVCGFLGYGLATFLTKYVISICHINIPTNIAILDIPDLQITKDVLNQAAGGQIVNKWYLVLLFAVVLFFNIFGEELLWRGIILPKQKIVFKKNAWILNGTLWALFHFFKWWDIINLLPTCLLIAYVSQKRSNNWSGIIAHSLMNISGFIVITLAVAGVY; encoded by the coding sequence ATGAATAATCAAGAAATTAAACCATTAGGTACAGTAAAGTCTATTTGTTATTTTGGAATTTTAGGGACAGTATTCTATCTTAGTTATCATTATTTACGAATTTATTTATTAAAAAATGGATTCTCTGATATATCATCGTATCTTGTTAGCTTGGGAACACCAGCTTTTCTTTTATTCTGTATATCAATCTTTTACTATAAAATAATTGAGAAAAGAGAATTGTCCATTCCTGAATTTTCTAAAAGGATGAATTTACCTAAATTCACGTGGAAGGATATTACATGGGGTTTAGGTTTATTTGTATGTGGGTTTCTTGGATATGGTTTAGCAACATTTTTAACAAAATATGTGATTTCAATTTGTCATATTAATATCCCAACAAATATTGCGATTCTTGATATACCAGATCTTCAAATTACAAAAGATGTATTAAATCAAGCTGCCGGTGGTCAGATAGTAAACAAATGGTATCTAGTATTGCTCTTTGCTGTTGTTCTTTTCTTCAATATCTTTGGGGAAGAATTATTGTGGAGAGGAATAATATTACCAAAACAAAAAATTGTGTTCAAAAAAAATGCTTGGATCCTAAATGGTACCTTATGGGCTCTTTTTCACTTTTTTAAATGGTGGGACATTATTAATCTTTTGCCAACTTGTTTATTAATTGCATATGTATCACAGAAACGAAGTAATAATTGGTCTGGTATTATTGCCCACTCATTAATGAATATTTCTGGTTTTATCGTTATAACGCTAGCAGTTGCTGGAGTCTATTAA
- a CDS encoding ribbon-helix-helix domain-containing protein, with amino-acid sequence MPLLQVRDCPEDIYKKISIWAKKQNRTIAQQVISILEKGLQLEQPNIERRKALLDRIKAREINKEVNSIDDVALIREDRNR; translated from the coding sequence ATGCCACTACTTCAAGTACGAGATTGCCCTGAAGACATATATAAAAAAATATCTATATGGGCCAAGAAACAAAATAGAACAATTGCTCAACAAGTCATATCTATTTTGGAAAAAGGACTTCAACTAGAGCAACCAAATATTGAGAGAAGAAAAGCTCTACTAGATAGAATAAAAGCTCGAGAAATAAATAAGGAAGTAAATTCAATTGATGATGTTGCACTTATACGAGAGGATAGAAATAGATGA
- a CDS encoding type II toxin-antitoxin system VapC family toxin: MTIVLDVSAAIQIVLQKEKKDYFESYYRKASWVIAPELYISEITNVLWKYYKSKILTHEECLQCIDDGLELIDDFFTAKDMWKEVLGESIKNDHSAYDMFYAILARRNDSTLVSNDKELLRISEEMKIENFG, translated from the coding sequence ATGACTATAGTATTAGATGTAAGTGCTGCAATTCAAATCGTACTGCAAAAAGAAAAGAAAGACTACTTTGAGAGCTATTACCGAAAAGCTTCTTGGGTAATAGCTCCAGAACTATATATATCTGAAATTACTAATGTATTATGGAAATATTATAAGAGCAAAATACTAACACATGAAGAGTGTCTACAGTGCATTGATGATGGGTTAGAATTGATAGATGACTTTTTTACTGCAAAAGATATGTGGAAAGAAGTTTTAGGAGAAAGTATAAAAAATGATCATTCCGCATATGATATGTTTTACGCTATACTCGCAAGAAGGAATGATTCTACATTAGTCAGTAATGATAAAGAATTATTAAGAATATCTGAAGAAATGAAAATAGAGAACTTCGGCTAA
- a CDS encoding Nif3-like dinuclear metal center hexameric protein: protein MKLSDLAKRLDDEFCIIKNDENLTDFAVVDDNKHFINNDFIKHKTALMTENSKDIEIVLTSVFITDEVVKKACKYKNALLVTHHNFDYFEDERGLQPIKSEYLKEFQRYSISIYVAHAPLDTHKIYGTSKCLAEWCGIAIEKYFYDYYGAPTALIGHINKTSFEVFSDFIQKKLERPVLTLEKNKDYIEKIAVVAGGGDLPDLLQQVYDYGCDTLLTGTVEHRWAVPFIQEGNRQFHELNKKLNINLIGGTHYGTERPAMIKFLDYMINLGIDCKYIEDNTLLGIK, encoded by the coding sequence ATGAAACTGTCTGATTTAGCAAAAAGACTGGATGATGAATTTTGCATCATTAAAAATGATGAAAATTTAACCGATTTCGCAGTTGTTGATGACAATAAACACTTTATTAATAATGATTTCATTAAACACAAAACTGCTTTAATGACTGAAAACTCCAAAGACATAGAAATTGTCTTAACATCAGTTTTTATTACTGACGAAGTTGTCAAAAAAGCATGCAAATATAAGAATGCTTTACTTGTTACACATCATAATTTTGATTACTTTGAAGATGAAAGAGGTCTTCAACCAATTAAATCAGAGTATTTAAAAGAATTTCAAAGATATTCTATTTCAATTTACGTAGCACATGCCCCTTTAGATACACATAAAATTTATGGAACTTCGAAGTGTTTGGCTGAATGGTGTGGAATAGCTATAGAAAAGTATTTTTATGACTATTATGGCGCTCCTACTGCATTAATTGGGCATATAAATAAAACTTCATTTGAAGTTTTTTCAGATTTTATTCAAAAGAAGTTAGAACGTCCTGTGTTAACACTCGAAAAGAATAAAGATTATATAGAGAAAATAGCAGTAGTTGCTGGTGGTGGTGATCTTCCTGATCTTCTTCAACAAGTCTATGATTATGGATGTGATACATTGCTTACAGGTACAGTAGAGCATCGATGGGCTGTTCCGTTTATCCAAGAAGGAAATAGACAATTCCATGAGCTAAATAAGAAGCTAAACATTAATCTAATTGGTGGTACCCATTACGGAACCGAAAGACCAGCAATGATAAAGTTTTTAGATTACATGATTAATTTGGGTATTGATTGTAAATACATTGAAGACAATACATTGCTTGGAATTAAGTAG
- a CDS encoding IS256 family transposase — translation MAITKEVLDELLKEYRGPDDLIGPDGFLKQLNKALIERSMEAELTEHVGYEKHDQGEKPTTNRRNGKTKKTLRTDQGPIEIEVPRDRDGTFEPAIVPKHQREFKGFDDKILSMYDRGMTTREIAGHLKEIYQVDVSPELISRAIDSVKELLDTWRNRTLDSLYPIVFLDAIVLNVRDDGNVAKKALYLALGITITGKKELLGLWIDQAEGASFWLRVLNELKNRGVQDILIAAVDGLSGFPEAITTVFPKTEVQLCMVHMVRNSLKYVPYKDRKAVAADLKKIYTAASETAAEEELTQFAQRWDTKYPMIARSWKMRWAEVVPFFKYPEPIRKVIYTTNAIESLNYSIRRITKNRLSFPTTDAALKLVFMGLQHISKKWTMPIRDWGMAMHQFSIFYGDRVSLG, via the coding sequence ATGGCCATTACCAAAGAAGTTCTGGATGAATTATTGAAAGAGTATCGGGGTCCTGATGATCTCATAGGTCCCGACGGGTTTCTTAAGCAATTAAATAAAGCCCTGATTGAGCGATCCATGGAAGCAGAGCTCACTGAACATGTGGGCTACGAAAAGCATGACCAGGGTGAAAAACCAACGACTAACCGACGGAACGGGAAAACGAAAAAGACCCTTAGAACCGATCAGGGGCCAATAGAAATCGAGGTCCCACGAGATCGGGATGGCACCTTTGAACCAGCTATCGTCCCCAAACATCAACGGGAGTTTAAAGGCTTTGATGACAAAATCCTGTCCATGTACGATCGAGGGATGACGACCCGAGAAATTGCAGGACACCTCAAAGAGATATATCAGGTTGATGTATCCCCAGAGCTGATTAGCCGGGCAATCGATTCGGTTAAAGAATTATTAGACACCTGGCGGAATCGGACCCTGGATTCCTTGTACCCCATCGTGTTTCTCGACGCCATTGTGCTCAATGTCCGAGATGATGGGAACGTAGCTAAAAAAGCCCTGTATCTAGCCCTCGGCATCACTATAACGGGCAAAAAAGAGCTCTTAGGGCTTTGGATCGACCAGGCAGAAGGAGCATCATTTTGGCTGCGGGTGCTTAATGAGCTTAAGAATCGGGGTGTCCAGGATATTTTAATAGCAGCCGTAGATGGTTTAAGCGGCTTCCCTGAAGCGATTACCACGGTATTCCCCAAAACGGAAGTCCAACTCTGTATGGTCCACATGGTGCGTAACTCGTTGAAATACGTGCCCTATAAGGACCGGAAAGCAGTAGCTGCGGACCTTAAAAAGATTTACACTGCGGCAAGTGAAACTGCAGCAGAAGAGGAACTCACTCAATTTGCCCAACGGTGGGATACTAAGTACCCCATGATTGCTCGATCGTGGAAAATGCGTTGGGCAGAAGTAGTGCCCTTTTTTAAATACCCGGAACCAATACGCAAAGTGATCTACACCACGAATGCGATTGAATCGTTAAATTACTCAATCCGAAGAATCACTAAAAACAGGTTGAGCTTTCCCACAACCGATGCAGCGCTAAAGCTGGTATTTATGGGATTACAACATATCTCTAAAAAATGGACCATGCCTATCCGAGACTGGGGTATGGCAATGCATCAATTCAGCATCTTTTATGGCGATCGGGTATCGCTAGGATAA
- a CDS encoding PDZ domain-containing protein, which translates to MFPIFEKLIRQRGLILFALVLLLNHPIWTDDIDSVWPTPSTEQWYWYEPDSSLSPDQVSNILNNVALSQTHFRYSKYFNSLFTLQESRLDLKKNSISSAAIRIKTTWVGINEASGRGSKNLTIPLASISNISLFYSSRGKNEPWYIKLLLNDDSSFIFYFKDEMLARQFGSALGSALSRQGLSLKIPRLGIITGDLSPGQAEAIGKSRIENMLLIDVAIDGPADQAGLRTLDVITEFNGVTIKNKSHFLSIVESMASGENANITFLRREKATENDKEHYIWTQKTVKITAR; encoded by the coding sequence ATGTTTCCTATTTTTGAAAAACTCATTAGGCAACGTGGACTTATACTTTTTGCACTTGTATTGTTATTAAATCACCCTATCTGGACCGACGATATAGACTCGGTCTGGCCAACACCTAGTACCGAACAATGGTACTGGTACGAACCGGATTCAAGTCTGTCGCCGGATCAGGTTAGCAACATTTTGAATAATGTAGCATTGAGTCAGACCCATTTCCGGTACTCCAAATATTTCAATTCATTATTCACTCTCCAAGAGAGCAGATTAGATCTGAAAAAAAACAGCATTTCATCAGCAGCCATCCGGATAAAGACTACATGGGTAGGAATAAATGAAGCATCAGGTCGTGGCTCTAAAAACCTTACGATACCGCTAGCCTCCATTAGTAATATTTCTCTGTTTTATAGTTCACGGGGCAAGAATGAACCATGGTATATTAAGTTGTTGTTAAATGATGATTCATCATTCATTTTTTACTTCAAAGATGAAATGCTTGCTCGTCAATTCGGCAGTGCCCTTGGATCTGCTCTCTCAAGACAAGGTCTCAGTCTGAAAATCCCAAGACTGGGGATTATTACCGGAGATCTTTCTCCGGGACAGGCTGAAGCCATTGGAAAGAGCAGGATTGAAAATATGCTGCTCATCGATGTCGCCATTGATGGTCCGGCAGATCAGGCAGGGCTAAGGACCCTAGATGTGATAACCGAATTTAATGGCGTCACAATCAAAAACAAATCGCACTTTCTTTCCATAGTAGAAAGTATGGCTTCAGGAGAAAATGCCAACATAACCTTTTTGCGGAGGGAAAAAGCAACAGAGAATGACAAAGAGCACTATATATGGACACAGAAAACAGTTAAAATAACAGCAAGATAA
- a CDS encoding MerR family DNA-binding transcriptional regulator yields the protein MYTIGQFAAISQLSKKMLRFYDEINLLKPAKVGLPEKQTTLYKRSKYRDNLNKKCTEERGKALKSVHFTMG from the coding sequence ATGTACACTATTGGACAGTTTGCAGCAATATCTCAGCTTTCAAAAAAAATGCTGCGTTTTTATGATGAAATAAATTTGTTAAAACCTGCAAAGGTAGGGCTTCCTGAAAAACAAACAACTCTTTACAAAAGAAGCAAATACAGAGATAATCTCAATAAGAAGTGCACGGAAGAAAGGGGTAAGGCCTTAAAAAGCGTGCACTTTACTATGGGGTAA
- a CDS encoding GyrI-like domain-containing protein — MTSHPNQNCLYDVLVGRRKEIERLSINIDNIKARLEQMINNFSEEKQEEPEIIELESMSGIYKEVDLSDENAVSERLSEVYAWGMSSGLSFIPPHLILHNMNDENDNKESKIFIKTSKPTEGNVIKEIYPLSLSEGKGVRIIHRGSFFTSGDTWKRLFQYIEKKHLAIIGYGREIKNLMGPSVTIEVQVKDVLI; from the coding sequence GTGACTAGTCATCCTAATCAAAATTGTTTATACGATGTATTAGTTGGAAGACGTAAAGAGATCGAGCGTTTATCAATTAATATTGATAATATCAAGGCTAGACTTGAACAAATGATAAATAATTTTAGCGAAGAAAAACAAGAAGAACCAGAGATAATAGAGTTAGAGTCTATGTCTGGTATTTATAAAGAAGTGGACTTGTCTGATGAAAATGCCGTTTCTGAGAGATTGAGTGAAGTATATGCATGGGGGATGTCTTCTGGATTGTCATTTATTCCACCCCACTTAATACTTCACAATATGAATGATGAAAATGATAATAAAGAATCAAAAATATTTATAAAGACTAGTAAACCAACTGAAGGAAATGTAATAAAGGAAATATATCCCCTTTCTCTATCTGAAGGCAAAGGTGTCAGAATCATTCATCGTGGTTCTTTCTTTACATCTGGTGACACATGGAAGAGGCTATTCCAGTATATTGAAAAAAAACATTTAGCAATCATTGGTTATGGAAGAGAGATAAAAAATCTAATGGGACCTTCTGTAACTATAGAAGTTCAAGTGAAGGATGTATTAATATGA
- a CDS encoding creatininase family protein, which translates to MINLLDISWCELEKMPRSETVFFQVIAPVEEHSHHLPLGTDIFLGETWAKKAINILEKNKPNLNCIMMPILPVAAGSMKGFPGCLYQRAKDVRKVLYSVLQNLAQFGFQNIIVVASHGDPMHQICVEKACEMINSKYGDVAISPLGSIVFSGKRPKNGANLSSELEILLKKYKFDFHAGWVETSMIMAEKQELIKSDILSMPDIEVTDREMINPSVYLKKTAEWGHLGYPKLSNPELGNELNNITSSDLAIVVEEFIEKKDCDMYKHHFLWKIPIFRILT; encoded by the coding sequence ATGATAAATCTATTAGATATTTCTTGGTGTGAATTAGAAAAAATGCCCAGATCTGAAACAGTTTTTTTCCAAGTAATAGCACCTGTTGAAGAACATAGTCATCATTTACCTTTGGGGACAGATATATTTCTTGGTGAAACATGGGCAAAGAAGGCAATAAACATTCTAGAAAAAAACAAACCAAATTTAAATTGTATTATGATGCCAATTCTACCGGTAGCTGCCGGTTCAATGAAAGGCTTCCCTGGCTGTCTGTATCAACGAGCTAAAGATGTAAGGAAAGTCCTCTATAGTGTCCTTCAAAATCTTGCTCAGTTTGGTTTTCAGAATATAATAGTAGTTGCTTCTCATGGTGATCCAATGCATCAAATATGTGTAGAAAAAGCTTGCGAAATGATTAATTCAAAATATGGCGATGTTGCAATATCTCCTCTTGGTTCTATTGTATTTTCTGGAAAACGACCTAAAAATGGAGCCAACCTAAGTAGTGAACTTGAAATACTGTTGAAAAAGTATAAATTTGATTTTCATGCTGGATGGGTTGAGACTTCCATGATAATGGCAGAAAAACAAGAATTAATAAAAAGTGATATTTTATCTATGCCAGACATTGAAGTTACCGATCGAGAAATGATTAATCCTTCGGTCTATTTAAAGAAAACTGCAGAATGGGGGCATCTCGGTTATCCAAAATTATCAAATCCTGAATTGGGTAATGAACTTAATAATATAACATCAAGTGACTTGGCTATCGTTGTTGAAGAGTTTATAGAAAAAAAAGATTGTGATATGTATAAGCATCATTTTTTATGGAAAATACCAATTTTTAGGATCTTGACTTGA
- the recN gene encoding DNA repair protein RecN — MLEELIIKDYALIDKLSVHFDTGLNIITGETGAGKSIIIGALSFLLGGKADIDIIRTGCEEASVSGVISIRTENKDVTAWLLDKDISTDDGHIIIRRNLKKSGRGSIYIQDVPVTRNDLLELTAYLFDIHGQHEHQALLKKENHRRYLDRFAGIEEEVQAFTALFFKLSEKRKEFDASIESEKQRNEKQELLTFAIQEIVKANPKVGEIAELEAEAKKLAEYEKLSALVSNAAETLSHSELSAIPLIRKTKTALESASSIDPSLSVLAQRFSDLYYELEDASDQLSEYKESLRFDANRLEAIEERLAVLFKLRKKYGETEEAILAYQKQAEAELDRLSKIEEDRALLKTIISKLEQDISHKASEITSKRQSAAKILADRITSILSTLGMPKAQFVIQVQTKGMNGNSKIIGPYGADDIEFLISANLGEPVKELSKIASGGELSRVMLAIKTVLANTDTVETLVFDEIDTGIGGEVALSVGEHLAQVGKTKQIFCITHLASIAVRADNHLKVEKRIDSGRTITTLRCLEPFERREEIARMLAGDAAANAALAHADELLLKYNRGGK; from the coding sequence ATGCTTGAGGAACTTATTATTAAGGATTATGCACTGATAGACAAACTTTCTGTTCATTTTGATACTGGTCTCAATATAATTACCGGAGAAACTGGTGCAGGCAAATCTATTATTATTGGTGCCTTGAGTTTTCTGTTGGGTGGTAAAGCGGATATTGATATCATTCGCACCGGCTGTGAAGAAGCAAGTGTATCTGGAGTCATATCTATAAGAACAGAGAATAAGGATGTTACAGCATGGCTACTTGATAAGGATATTTCCACAGATGATGGGCATATCATAATTCGCAGAAACTTAAAAAAGTCAGGCAGAGGATCTATTTATATTCAGGATGTGCCTGTCACAAGGAATGATCTATTAGAACTCACCGCGTATCTCTTCGATATTCATGGTCAGCATGAACATCAAGCTCTTTTAAAAAAAGAGAATCACCGTCGTTATTTGGATCGTTTTGCTGGTATAGAAGAAGAAGTTCAGGCATTTACTGCCCTTTTTTTTAAATTATCTGAAAAACGTAAAGAATTCGACGCCTCTATAGAATCTGAGAAACAACGGAATGAAAAACAGGAACTTTTAACCTTTGCCATTCAGGAGATTGTTAAGGCTAATCCGAAAGTTGGAGAAATTGCAGAGCTTGAGGCAGAGGCAAAAAAACTTGCTGAATATGAAAAATTATCTGCTTTGGTTTCAAATGCCGCTGAGACCCTTTCCCATTCTGAACTTTCTGCCATACCGCTTATCAGAAAGACAAAAACTGCCCTCGAATCTGCATCGTCTATAGATCCTTCTTTATCTGTGCTTGCTCAGCGGTTTTCTGACTTGTATTATGAACTTGAGGATGCATCGGATCAATTATCCGAATATAAGGAATCTTTAAGGTTTGATGCAAACCGGCTGGAAGCAATTGAAGAGCGGCTTGCAGTTCTTTTTAAGTTACGGAAGAAGTATGGCGAAACAGAAGAAGCTATTCTTGCTTACCAAAAGCAAGCGGAAGCTGAACTCGATAGACTTTCAAAAATTGAAGAGGATCGGGCTTTATTAAAAACAATAATTTCAAAACTTGAACAGGATATCAGTCATAAAGCTTCTGAAATTACGAGCAAACGACAGAGTGCAGCGAAAATACTTGCAGATCGTATTACTTCGATCTTGAGCACTCTGGGTATGCCGAAAGCCCAGTTTGTAATACAAGTGCAAACTAAAGGTATGAATGGAAATTCCAAAATTATAGGCCCCTATGGAGCCGATGACATTGAATTTTTAATTTCAGCGAATCTTGGAGAGCCTGTTAAGGAACTATCAAAAATTGCCAGCGGCGGTGAACTTTCACGGGTTATGCTTGCAATTAAAACCGTTTTAGCCAATACTGATACTGTGGAAACCCTTGTTTTTGATGAAATAGATACCGGAATCGGTGGAGAGGTCGCCCTTTCGGTCGGGGAACATCTTGCTCAAGTTGGAAAGACGAAGCAAATTTTCTGTATTACCCATCTTGCATCAATTGCAGTCCGTGCAGATAATCATTTAAAAGTAGAAAAAAGAATAGACAGTGGGCGTACTATTACCACGCTTCGATGTTTAGAACCTTTTGAGCGTAGAGAAGAGATAGCCCGTATGTTAGCAGGGGATGCCGCAGCTAATGCCGCCCTAGCACATGCGGATGAATTATTGTTAAAATATAATAGAGGGGGAAAATAA
- a CDS encoding NAD(+)/NADH kinase encodes MGKRILLIVNLHKANASHFMLEIQSVLESKGHSVQLCPFEGKPEISPNGGYDIAFTLGGDGTVLYASRCMAPLGIPIFPINIGTLGFIAAVHPAQWEQTFELWLHNAIPVSKRLMLAVELWRGSDLIDTKFCLNDAVISASGIAKIIRLDVSTGSANLGPFRADGLIIATPTGSTAYSVAAGGPILDPELEAFIINPICPFTLSNRPMVIPAYEQIIVEVEQDQRSNVLLTIDGQEVIQLREDDQLIMQRAPFSVSIIASDRKEFYKVLRTKLNWSGGPDA; translated from the coding sequence ATGGGAAAACGTATATTGTTAATTGTAAATCTTCATAAGGCCAATGCTTCCCATTTTATGCTCGAGATACAATCCGTTTTGGAATCTAAGGGACATTCGGTCCAGCTATGTCCCTTTGAAGGAAAACCGGAAATATCACCAAATGGCGGATATGATATAGCTTTTACCCTTGGTGGGGATGGTACTGTACTCTATGCAAGCCGATGTATGGCGCCTCTTGGGATTCCCATATTCCCGATAAATATTGGAACCCTTGGATTTATTGCTGCGGTCCATCCAGCACAATGGGAACAAACCTTTGAGCTATGGCTACATAATGCAATCCCCGTATCAAAAAGACTGATGCTGGCGGTTGAACTTTGGCGAGGTAGCGATCTTATCGATACTAAATTTTGCCTTAACGATGCAGTTATTTCCGCTTCAGGTATAGCGAAGATCATACGGCTCGATGTGAGCACGGGATCTGCCAATCTGGGGCCTTTCCGTGCGGATGGGCTTATTATTGCGACTCCAACCGGTTCAACAGCCTATTCTGTCGCCGCAGGAGGTCCTATTCTTGATCCTGAATTGGAAGCCTTTATCATCAATCCTATTTGTCCCTTTACCCTATCCAATAGACCTATGGTAATCCCTGCCTATGAACAGATTATCGTAGAAGTTGAACAGGATCAACGAAGTAATGTACTCTTGACCATCGATGGTCAAGAGGTTATTCAATTGAGGGAAGACGACCAGCTTATTATGCAAAGGGCGCCATTCTCGGTTAGCATTATTGCCTCAGATCGTAAAGAATTTTACAAGGTTCTGCGTACAAAATTGAATTGGTCGGGAGGGCCCGATGCTTGA
- a CDS encoding DegT/DnrJ/EryC1/StrS family aminotransferase — translation MNINVYSPTIRRKEMDAVLSALVDDALGPGELNVRLLTVAKEYCNYDYAVSFRSPALALFYALKALNIPQHEGVLISALSPFYYIQVLKDSSLMPIIADVDEHKGNLTKNTVSKAIQDTTVPVRCIINHHTLGYAPNTTDLIELGIPIIEDISRSYGTNIGELKVGSLGTLTLLGLEERDVLTAGGGAILYASNRREAAALKQFAELPPEYQLPDMNAAMAVVQFKEHEKNYSRRKEIAEVLLQASLRTRHKRFVQLDVTEYNNYSFPLVLQTGMKDVITYAHKKEISVENAFNDTVIVKMAELQSSCPNAYSLSLRTVLFPLYPRLSGKQIEKIAKVLATLP, via the coding sequence ATGAACATAAATGTGTACTCGCCAACAATACGGCGAAAAGAAATGGATGCCGTATTGTCTGCTTTGGTTGATGATGCCCTGGGCCCAGGTGAACTTAACGTAAGACTCCTTACTGTGGCTAAGGAATACTGTAATTATGATTATGCGGTAAGTTTCAGAAGTCCCGCTCTTGCTTTATTCTATGCCCTGAAAGCATTAAATATACCCCAACATGAAGGGGTCCTTATTTCTGCCCTTTCGCCTTTTTATTATATTCAAGTGCTCAAAGATAGTTCCCTTATGCCTATCATTGCTGATGTGGACGAACATAAAGGAAACTTAACTAAGAACACAGTATCTAAAGCCATACAGGATACAACAGTACCGGTTCGCTGTATTATTAATCATCATACCCTGGGTTATGCTCCGAATACTACTGACCTTATCGAATTAGGTATTCCTATTATCGAAGATATATCCCGAAGTTATGGAACCAATATAGGTGAGCTCAAAGTAGGATCCCTGGGGACTTTAACCCTTTTAGGTCTCGAAGAACGGGACGTTCTTACCGCTGGCGGTGGGGCGATACTGTATGCCTCTAATAGGCGTGAAGCTGCTGCTCTGAAACAGTTTGCCGAACTTCCTCCTGAATATCAGCTTCCAGATATGAATGCAGCTATGGCGGTCGTACAATTTAAAGAACATGAAAAGAATTATAGTCGAAGAAAAGAAATAGCAGAGGTCTTGCTGCAAGCTTCTTTACGGACACGGCATAAAAGATTTGTACAACTTGATGTAACAGAATATAATAATTATTCATTTCCTCTCGTATTACAAACTGGTATGAAGGATGTGATTACCTACGCACATAAAAAGGAAATCTCTGTTGAAAACGCTTTTAACGATACGGTAATAGTCAAAATGGCTGAATTACAATCATCTTGTCCAAATGCTTACTCACTTTCTTTACGCACGGTACTCTTTCCGTTGTATCCGCGTCTTTCCGGTAAGCAGATAGAAAAAATTGCGAAAGTCCTCGCTACATTGCCATAG